One region of Oryza sativa Japonica Group chromosome 5, ASM3414082v1 genomic DNA includes:
- the LOC4338487 gene encoding cytosolic endo-beta-N-acetylglucosaminidase 1 isoform X1 yields the protein MPFSPRRLLRRLRSMLPSAAPAAAAGEEEEEGERRPWEPPFDASQPAPPISYPITTLAALASRAYLSEAGNFHLPFNRASSSPRAAPLPPRRRILACHDFRGGYRDDAAPQGGHDPGAYALWHWHLIDVFVYFSHYLVTLPPPCWVNAAHLHGVKVLGTFITEWEKGAEICEEMLATEASAQMYAERLTELAAYLGFDGWLINIEVKLDIQFIDNLKEFINHLTKTMHAAVPGSLVIWYDAITIKGALDWQNKLNEYNKPFFDLCDGLFSNYTWKAKYPQESAVVAGERKYDVYMGIDVYGRNTFGGGQWNVCERISKFCLTNVALDLLKKDDVSAAIFAPGWVYETKQPPNFRTAQNRWWGLVQESWGVLQSYPKQLPFYSDFDQGHGYQVSIEGVKVYGAPWDNISCQSFQPMLKYAGDRGLQTVINFEDEPYSGGNCVTVKGSLQQNEIFSEQLFNGGLSMEGESVYVFYSVKADERSGLGLSLDLSSGNNESSSILIADDTAAFTRKKQHRKYGSYVKADKAEPHTPVHQNWVVYKATILPSAGFTLTGINIVCTMKTTSGTDPETDGDGSSEAGANRSLHYHASLGHVSIRNTEETEFPPARSWVTEGDYISWSNGSDESKLASLKISWELENKQQAPFMKYNVYVEKLTADSNAKAPRIFLGVASVQVFYVSDLEVPSEVTALKFFIQPCGRDGSCQGLHECPKFHLVPVDSAM from the exons ATGCCAttctcgccgcgccgcctcctccgccgcctccgcagcatgctcccctccgccgcccccgccgccgccgccggagaagaagaagaagaaggcgagcggcggccgtgggAGCCGCCCTTCGACGCGtcccagccggcgccgcccatcTCCTACCCCATCACCACGCTCGCGGCGCTCGCCTCCCGCGCCTACCTCTCCGAGGCCGGCAACTTCCACCTCCCCTTCaaccgcgcctcctcctcgccccgggccgcgccgctcccgccccgGCGCCGCATCCTCGCGTGCCACGACTTCCGGGGCGGGTACCgcgacgacgcggcgccgcAGGGGGGCCACGACCCGGGCGCCTACGCGCTCTGGCACTGGCACCTCATCGACGTTTTCGTCTACTTCTCACACTACCTCGTCACGCTCCCGCCGCCGTGCTGGGTCAACGCCGCCCACCTCCACGGCGTCAAG GTTTTGGGGACGTTCATCACAGAGTGGGAGAAAGGTGCAGAGATCTGCGAGGAGATGCTTGCTACGGAGGCTTCTGCCCAAATGTATGCTGAAAGGCTAACAGAGCTGGCTGCTTACTTGGGCTTTGATGGCTGGCTG ATCAATATTGAGGTTAAACTCGACATACAATTCATTGATAACCTGAAAGAATTTATCAATCATCTAACCAAGACAATGCATGCTGCTGTTCCTGGATCATTAGTCATATG GTATGATGCAATTACTATAAAAGGTGCCCTTGACTGGCAGAATAAGCTTAACGAGTATAACAAGCCATTCTTTGACTTGTGTGATGGACTGTTTAGCAATTATACTTGGAAG GCAAAATATCCACAAGAATCAGCTGTAGTTGCTGGTGAAAGGAAGTACGACGTGTACATGGGTATTGATGTTTACGGACGAAACACTTTCGGTGGTGGTCAGTGGAATGTATGTGAAAGGATCTCCAAATTTTGTCTC ACCAATGTTGCCCTTGATCTACTCAAGAAAGATGATGTCTCAGCTGCCATATTTGCACCTGGATGGGTATATGAAACTAAGCAACCACCTAACTTTCGGACTGCACAAAATCG TTGGTGGGGTCTTGTTCAAGAATCATGGGGTGTTCTTCAGAGTTATCCAAAACAGTTGCCTTTTTACTCTGATTTTGATCAG GGTCATGGTTACCAGGTATCAATTGAAGGGGTCAAAGTTTATGGTGCTCCATGGGACAATATTTCTTGCCAAAGTTTCCAG CCTATGCTGAAATATGCTGGAGATCGAGGTCTGCAAACTGTTATCAA TTTCGAGGATGAACCATACAGTGGAGGGAATTGTGTTACAGTGAAGGGAAGTCTCCAGCAGAATGAAATTTTCTCAGAACAGCTTTTTAATGGGGGCCTTTCCATGGAGGGGGAATCTGTATATGTGTTTTATTCA GTAAAAGCCGATGAACGCTCTGGTTTAGGGTTGTCACTGGATTTGTCATCCGGAAACAATGAGAGCAGTTCCATTCTTATTGCTGATGACACAGCAGCATTCACAAGAAAGAAACAACACCGAAAATATGGCTCATATGTTAAAGCTGATAAGGCAGAACCACACACTCCAGTTCACCAAAATTGGGTTGTCTACAAAGCAACTATCCTGCCCAGTGCTGGCTTTACATTAACTGGGATCAACATAGTCTGCACAATGAAAACCACTAGCGGAACTGATCCAGAAACAGATGGAGATGGAAGCTCAGAAGCAGGTGCAAACAGATCATTGCATTACCATGCATCGCTTGGCCATGTTAGCATTCGAAACACTGAAGAAACAGAGTTCCCTCCAGCAAGATCATGGGTGACGGAAGGCGATTACATCTCCTGGTCGAATGGTTCAGATGAATCTAAACTTGCAAGCCTGAAAATCAGTTGGGAACTTGAAAATAAACAGCAGGCACCATTCATGAAGTACAATGTCTATGTTGAGAAGTTAACTGCAGACTCAAATGCAAAGGCTCCCAGAATTTTCCTTGGAGTTGCCAGCGTACAAGTCTTCTATGTATCTGACCTAGAGGTCCCCAGCGAAGTCACTGctctgaaatttttcattcaACCGTGTGGGCGTGATGGGAGTTGCCAAGGACTGCACGAATGCCCAAAGTTCCATTTGGTTCCTGTTGATTCTGCCATGTAA
- the LOC4338487 gene encoding cytosolic endo-beta-N-acetylglucosaminidase 1 isoform X2, whose product MPFSPRRLLRRLRSMLPSAAPAAAAGEEEEEGERRPWEPPFDASQPAPPISYPITTLAALASRAYLSEAGNFHLPFNRASSSPRAAPLPPRRRILACHDFRGGYRDDAAPQGGHDPGAYALWHWHLIDVFVYFSHYLVTLPPPCWVNAAHLHGVKVLGTFITEWEKGAEICEEMLATEASAQMYAERLTELAAYLGFDGWLINIEVKLDIQFIDNLKEFINHLTKTMHAAVPGSLVIWYDAITIKGALDWQNKLNEYNKPFFDLCDGLFSNYTWKAKYPQESAVVAGERKYDVYMGIDVYGRNTFGGGQWNTNVALDLLKKDDVSAAIFAPGWVYETKQPPNFRTAQNRWWGLVQESWGVLQSYPKQLPFYSDFDQGHGYQVSIEGVKVYGAPWDNISCQSFQPMLKYAGDRGLQTVINFEDEPYSGGNCVTVKGSLQQNEIFSEQLFNGGLSMEGESVYVFYSVKADERSGLGLSLDLSSGNNESSSILIADDTAAFTRKKQHRKYGSYVKADKAEPHTPVHQNWVVYKATILPSAGFTLTGINIVCTMKTTSGTDPETDGDGSSEAGANRSLHYHASLGHVSIRNTEETEFPPARSWVTEGDYISWSNGSDESKLASLKISWELENKQQAPFMKYNVYVEKLTADSNAKAPRIFLGVASVQVFYVSDLEVPSEVTALKFFIQPCGRDGSCQGLHECPKFHLVPVDSAM is encoded by the exons ATGCCAttctcgccgcgccgcctcctccgccgcctccgcagcatgctcccctccgccgcccccgccgccgccgccggagaagaagaagaagaaggcgagcggcggccgtgggAGCCGCCCTTCGACGCGtcccagccggcgccgcccatcTCCTACCCCATCACCACGCTCGCGGCGCTCGCCTCCCGCGCCTACCTCTCCGAGGCCGGCAACTTCCACCTCCCCTTCaaccgcgcctcctcctcgccccgggccgcgccgctcccgccccgGCGCCGCATCCTCGCGTGCCACGACTTCCGGGGCGGGTACCgcgacgacgcggcgccgcAGGGGGGCCACGACCCGGGCGCCTACGCGCTCTGGCACTGGCACCTCATCGACGTTTTCGTCTACTTCTCACACTACCTCGTCACGCTCCCGCCGCCGTGCTGGGTCAACGCCGCCCACCTCCACGGCGTCAAG GTTTTGGGGACGTTCATCACAGAGTGGGAGAAAGGTGCAGAGATCTGCGAGGAGATGCTTGCTACGGAGGCTTCTGCCCAAATGTATGCTGAAAGGCTAACAGAGCTGGCTGCTTACTTGGGCTTTGATGGCTGGCTG ATCAATATTGAGGTTAAACTCGACATACAATTCATTGATAACCTGAAAGAATTTATCAATCATCTAACCAAGACAATGCATGCTGCTGTTCCTGGATCATTAGTCATATG GTATGATGCAATTACTATAAAAGGTGCCCTTGACTGGCAGAATAAGCTTAACGAGTATAACAAGCCATTCTTTGACTTGTGTGATGGACTGTTTAGCAATTATACTTGGAAG GCAAAATATCCACAAGAATCAGCTGTAGTTGCTGGTGAAAGGAAGTACGACGTGTACATGGGTATTGATGTTTACGGACGAAACACTTTCGGTGGTGGTCAGTGGAAT ACCAATGTTGCCCTTGATCTACTCAAGAAAGATGATGTCTCAGCTGCCATATTTGCACCTGGATGGGTATATGAAACTAAGCAACCACCTAACTTTCGGACTGCACAAAATCG TTGGTGGGGTCTTGTTCAAGAATCATGGGGTGTTCTTCAGAGTTATCCAAAACAGTTGCCTTTTTACTCTGATTTTGATCAG GGTCATGGTTACCAGGTATCAATTGAAGGGGTCAAAGTTTATGGTGCTCCATGGGACAATATTTCTTGCCAAAGTTTCCAG CCTATGCTGAAATATGCTGGAGATCGAGGTCTGCAAACTGTTATCAA TTTCGAGGATGAACCATACAGTGGAGGGAATTGTGTTACAGTGAAGGGAAGTCTCCAGCAGAATGAAATTTTCTCAGAACAGCTTTTTAATGGGGGCCTTTCCATGGAGGGGGAATCTGTATATGTGTTTTATTCA GTAAAAGCCGATGAACGCTCTGGTTTAGGGTTGTCACTGGATTTGTCATCCGGAAACAATGAGAGCAGTTCCATTCTTATTGCTGATGACACAGCAGCATTCACAAGAAAGAAACAACACCGAAAATATGGCTCATATGTTAAAGCTGATAAGGCAGAACCACACACTCCAGTTCACCAAAATTGGGTTGTCTACAAAGCAACTATCCTGCCCAGTGCTGGCTTTACATTAACTGGGATCAACATAGTCTGCACAATGAAAACCACTAGCGGAACTGATCCAGAAACAGATGGAGATGGAAGCTCAGAAGCAGGTGCAAACAGATCATTGCATTACCATGCATCGCTTGGCCATGTTAGCATTCGAAACACTGAAGAAACAGAGTTCCCTCCAGCAAGATCATGGGTGACGGAAGGCGATTACATCTCCTGGTCGAATGGTTCAGATGAATCTAAACTTGCAAGCCTGAAAATCAGTTGGGAACTTGAAAATAAACAGCAGGCACCATTCATGAAGTACAATGTCTATGTTGAGAAGTTAACTGCAGACTCAAATGCAAAGGCTCCCAGAATTTTCCTTGGAGTTGCCAGCGTACAAGTCTTCTATGTATCTGACCTAGAGGTCCCCAGCGAAGTCACTGctctgaaatttttcattcaACCGTGTGGGCGTGATGGGAGTTGCCAAGGACTGCACGAATGCCCAAAGTTCCATTTGGTTCCTGTTGATTCTGCCATGTAA
- the LOC4338488 gene encoding LOB domain-containing protein 12 translates to MGGGSPCASCKLLRRRCTKDCIFAPFFPADDPHKFAIVHKVFGASNVSKMLQELPAQQRGDAVSSLVYEANARMRDPVYGCVGAISFLQNQVSQLQMQLAVAQAEILCIQMQHRDDGAAHQLDAAADHHPLLDQQQQQQMVVDAADAAASFLVQNGGGGGGPAAQLISGYGSPAAGGGGGHGVVHYAAAQEHLKRESLWT, encoded by the exons atgggCGGTGGGTCGCCGTGCGCGTCGTGcaagctgctgcggcggcggtgcaccAAGGACTGCATCTTCGCGCCCTTCTTCCCCGCCGACGACCCCCACAAGTTCGCCATCGTCCACAAGGTCTTCGGCGCCAGCAATGTCAGCAAGATGCTCCAG GAGCTGCCGGCGCAGCAGCGAGGCGACGCGGTAAGCAGCCTGGTGTACGAGGCGAACGCCCGGATGCGGGACCCCGTCTACGGCTGCGTCGGGGCCATCTCCTTCCTCCAGAACCAGGTGTCGCAGCTGCAGATGCAGCTCGCCGTCGCGCAGGCCGAGATCCTCTGTATCCAGATGCAGCaccgcgacgacggcgccgcccaccagctggacgccgccgccgaccaccaccCGCTGCTggatcagcagcagcaacagcagatggtcgtggacgccgccgacgcggccgcctccttcctcgtgcagaacggcggcggaggcggaggccccGCGGCGCAGCTGATAAGCGGCTacggctcgccggcggccggcggcggcggtggccatggcgtgGTGCACTacgcggcggcgcaggagcaTCTCAAGAGGGAGTCGCTCTGGACGTAG
- the LOC4338489 gene encoding transcription initiation factor TFIID subunit 7 — MEEQFILRVPPSVAERIERLMNESAAASSSSNPEDASLDLSFSEDGRNGTFMIGNESFPASLLDLPTVVESYKTYDDSVLIKTADIGQMIMVREEEDPAPEGVEYKHGLTPPMRDARRRRFRREPDLNAELVHRVEKDLISIMHGVSINQNASAILRAGEGGDRKKAGPAPATKPNVKQPAANGEEAEAERSDSDESVDP; from the exons ATGGAGGAGCAGTTCATCCTCCGGGTTCCCCCCTCCGTCGCGGAGCGGATCGAGCGCCTCATGAAcgaatccgccgccgcctcctcctcttccaacCCCGAAGACGCGTCCCTCGACCTCTCCTTCTCAG AGGATGGAAGAAATGGCACATTTATGATTGGGAATGAAAGCTTTCCTGCATCACTCTTGGATCTCCCAACTGTTGTGGAGTCATACAAGACATATGATGATTCAGTGCTAATTAAAACAGCTGATATTGGTCAG ATGATTATGgtaagagaagaagaagatcctGCTCCAGAAGGAGTTGAATACAAGCATGGTCTTACTCCTCCAATGAGGGACGCACGCAGGCGGCGTTTCCGCAGGGAGCCTGATTTGAAT GCCGAACTTGTTCACCGAGTTGAGAAGGATCTCATTAGTATTATGCATGGGGTATCTATCA ACCAGAATGCCAGTGCAATTCTAAGGGCAGGAGAAGGTGGCGATCGTAAGAAAGCGGGACCAGCTCCAGCAACCAAACCTAATGTCAAACAACCTGCTGCAAATGGCGAAGAAGCTGAGGCAGAGAGGAGTGACTCTGATGAGTCCGTTGACCCGTAG